TGTAGAATATAACAAAAAATATTGTAAACTGCCTTCTGGCCTCACAAGTCAAACACCTATTTAAACTTCAATCGACACATAACCAGTCAACATAAAGGGGCAAAATCATATAATGGCACCAATAAAAAATTAAAGATCACATGTGACAATAACAATTGTTTGCAGACTATCACCTATAGATGCCTGCTAAAATATCACAGTAGATTACTGAATGCAAGTAGAAGATGCAAAACACTCTGGACCAATAGGTTGTTGGTTCAGTACATTAGTAGTTAGTGCTGGAGATAGTTGATTGGATATAATTGTTTGTGACAATAACAATGGTTTGCAGACTATCACCTATAGATGCCAGCTAAAATATCACAGTAGATTACTGAATGCAAGTAGAAGATGCAACACACTCTGGACCATTAGGTTGTTGGTTCAGTATATTAGTAGTTAGTGCTGGAGATAGTTGATTGGATATAATTGTTTGTCCATCAACCACCTTTAACCAGCAAGTGCAGACCAAAAAAGTAATGCACTAAACCCGGAGGTACCTAAGACAGAGAACTGTAAAACAATTAGTCAATCCAGCTGTCACCCAAAAACTTGGTCATGGTATATATATTCAACATGCATACTGTTTATGTAGACAAAAATAACAGTGGGGAAGGGTTAAAAAAATAGTGGATGGTTTTATTTTCTAAGATACTAACACAGCAAGCAGAAAAATgggataccaaattaccaatatgaCTATATTACAGATTTACAGTGGCAGCAAGATTTCAGCGGTAGAATAGTGCTGAATGTAGGCTGTAGCTACATAACGAGCATGTAGGACGGTGGAAGTTCTATTTGCATATTCACATCTACTGCTGGTTCAGTAACTTGTTCCCCCTTGCAACTAGGGATTATAAAGATTGGCAGACTTTGTGCGAGGATAAACTAGTCTTATTAACTTGAATACTGAGCAGAGCAATCATACGCTGTTAACATCGATGAGCCAAGCCTAAGAGGCGTTAGCAGTTTAGCACCGATATGGACCAATCTAGAGTACGTGCACACATCACTGTGCAGTACCAAGTTATGACACCTACTTATTATATACATCCTTTCAGTTGACATAAGTTGAGTCGTGAAAGCCACTACAGGATGTCTTTGTCAAAAGCACTCACTCTGTTTCTTTATACTCCGCATGTAAGATTTGCCTTAAGTTAAACATTCGTAAAGTTTCATCCACACACaaaaaacttcataaagtttgaccaaatttatattaaaaactaTCAACATCTATGATACTAAAGGTCTACAATATGAAAATTAATTCCATGATGCATCTAATGATATTGAATTGATACTGTGAATGTTGACAATTTTCCTATAattttggtcaaactttgcaaagtttgacttaagacaaaacttatatgcagagtaaaaacaacggagggagtagaatccaGGCCAACACCGTGGATATAATAAAACTGTGGCTAGCTAAAAATAGGAAAACTAGCACTGTAATCAACGGTGTGTTATTATTACAATAATGATGGAAGGTGGCTACAGAGTAATGGTGGCTTTCGTACATCTGGAAGTGAGTCTTATCTATACCCAAACTTAGACACCACTTATGGTTCCTACTCAAAAGGCATTTGGTAATTAGGGGAATCTTTAATGTTAACCTTCCAGTACTTGTACAGAATGTTGTGGATTTTTTTGTGCGGCCCTATATAAACTAAATTATGAACCAGCATCCAAGTCTAGATGCATTCATGCATTGTCACACGGCAAATGCTAGCTGCAGCCAGCAGACTATATATCCAACTGAACTAAAGTACCAAATCAATCCGAGCTAACCAAAACGGCCATGCTACTGACTTAGAAGAACCACAACTACGCCGAATCGAACACATGAGCAGATCACCGACGCCGCCAAGCTGACCGGTATCTGAAGCGGCTGCAGTAAGTAGTATAGTAGAGTAACAGTTCGCGAGCCTCCGAATCCCCCTCTCATTAGCCCAAACTCCGCCCCCGCCACACGGATCACGGCGAACGCCGAGGAGAAACCTACCAAatcctggccgccgccgccgccgccggaggtggAGACAGGCCTGGCGGAGGCCGAGTCGTCCTCGGACGCGGGAGGCTCCCGCTGCCTCCTCCGCGGGCGGCTGCCGCTGCTCTGGCCCGTGACGGCGGAGGAGGCCTCCCCCGCCGCGCGCCCGCCGGCcgcgccggcgcggggcggcgggcgcCAGGGCTCGGCCTTgagctgcggggcggggtccatcgcgGGCGAGCGGCGCAGCGAGGCGCCCCTtcgcgcggcggcgcggcgaggccctAGGGTTTGGCGGGGGGCGCGTCCGCGGGCGGGGGGCGACCAGATCGGGCGGGGAGGCCGAGGCTGGGGGAGGGAGCTCGCCGCGGCACTGACCCACTGTGCACTTGCGCAGGGTGGGGGGGAGAGGGAGGTCAGAGAAGACTGGAGGAGAAAGAAATTAATAAATGCTCGGGATTTGGCCACGCGGTGATTGGCGGGCGTGCGTGGGGCTGCCGCTGGATCTACTCCACTCCAACGCGATCGAATCTGCTTGGGACTGGACGTGCGGGTCGGCCCAGcccagcccggcccggcccggccgacCCGTCTTGGAGCATGTTGTTGCGGCACAAGCTGTCTTCAGCCTGGCGAACCGACGCGGGTCGCCGTCACGTGTCCGGTGTGCCCGTGGAAGGCGGTCTAGGAGGCAGGGACTGGAGGCCTCCGTACCGGGTAGGCATCTTCTTTGTCTTTCAAATAATAAAGTTTCTCTGTCTCGCTTTCCTTTTTCTTTCATGTgaaaagcatcagatctatacacaAAAATTTACCTTAAGAATCAAGCATCTCAAACACAAAAAATATTATGTCAAGATTCCGAGATCACCGAACGAACGCCACTGCGCCAGAACGAGCCGTCGGTGCATCACTGTCGCCGCTCCCCTGTAACACAACCAGTTTGGTATTGTCGATGACATTTTTATCTTGTGTATACCTAATCTCGTCTTATAAAGATGGTTGTCATTAAGTGCGCAACCCCTACTCCTAATCTATCCCGATTAACTTCAACgaggtcttcatcatcatcatccttgaCTAAGTGAGTGTTGTAGCAATCGGCACCCTGAAGGGATTGAGAAAGAAAAGCCGTGAAGAAGATGGGTGCAAGATCATCCTAGCTTTGTGGAGCACACAGATGATTCCGTAGTATCTATGCATGACATTGAGCAATCTTGTCGGCGAGGAGTGATGGAAGTTCCTCGAGGTGGTCATCATCAAGAAAGTTTGTGATCACACTATTGTCAAGCGGGAACTCAAAATAGTCAAGTTTGAACGCTAAAGGATGACTATGTCGTAAGGTTCATAATGCTCACGTGAGAGGACAAATGCGTAGCAAAAAGGGAAGGTTCATGACGTAACCAGCGGACATTGTACATTGTACATTGAACATTGAACAAGCCCTGAAATTTAGAATCCCATCGACATACTTGATGTTTTGAAATTTTAGAGTTCTTCCATATTTCGATATATTGGAACTTGTTGAACTTCATAGAAATTTGATCAATTTTTTTTGTTTAGAATCAGGTTGAATCAAACCCCCAAATCTGTACATAGATTACAAACATTCCTGAACGCATCAAAACTACGAAAATAGAGAAATTTCGCTGAAATTTTGAACCCATCCATGAAACATCACATACCGCTCGAAAGGGTCAAATGTGTGGCAAGGAGGGAAATTCATGACGCAGTCAATCAACACTCAACAAGCTCTAAACTTTTGAACCTCGCCGACATATTGAACCTtttgaaattccagaagttcttctGAATTTTGATATATTGAAATCCATTGAAATCCTTTGAAATTAGAACTAAAATTTTGTTTAGAATCAGGCTGAAACAAACACGAAGCTTGGAGACTACAAATGTTTCTGAACCCATCAAAACTACCACAAAACAGGGAAACTCCGTTGAACGCGCAAAAAGTTGAAAGTTTGACAgggcctcatcacaactcaaatgtTAGACTATCGTGCATATTTCACTGTCAAAAATGATAGCTGCCATAAAAACTTTTTGGTAAAATACTGCCGTCTACCGCGTCGTAGTCTTATTTTTGTACAATAAAGCGCGTCACATGTGTGACATGTGTGCTGTCCATTCTAGATGTGTTTGATGCTACAGCCCATCCGTATGCGCCAACATCACAACCTTCGTTGACCCCCAGTTTCATTTCATACAATTACGCACCCATCACACAAGCTTTCTAAGTATCAGTAATTTTTAATAGGCAAACTTGTGGTAATCTGATTGTATTAGCAGGAGCAGAAAAGAAGGTAAATACTGCAGATAGATCGATAGTTAAAAATCAAGCATCGACGGTACGGGGAAGGCACGCGGCTGCTGAGCCCGACGAGCCAGCTAAGCTAATCAAACCCATCCCTCGCTTAACCCTGAAGAAACCAACCCCGGAAAAGTTGAACCAACGAGCGACCCACCAGAAGGGGTCTCCACGCGGCGGGCGGAACCATTTCGGGGACCGTTCCGCAAAACGTCCACCTACCAAATTTGATTTCCCTTTTTCTTTTACCACCCCCACCACCCCCGTTGCCCCCCGTTCCACTCCAAAGCGAAACcgacctttcccccttcccctccccctccccNNNNNNNNNNNNNNNNNNNNNNNNNNNNNNNNNNNNNNNNNNNNNNNNNNNNNNNNNNNNNNNNNNNNNNNNNNNNNNNNNNNNNNNNNNNNNNNNNNNNNNNNNNNNNNNNNNNNNNNNNNNNNNNNNNNNNNNNNNNNNNNNNNNNNNNNNNNNNNNNNNNNNNNNNNNNNNNNNNNNNNNNNNNNNNNNNNNNNNNNNNNNNNNNNNNNNNNNNNNNNNNNNNNNNNNNNNNNNNNNNNNNNNNNNNNNNNNNNNNNNNNNNNNNNNNNNNNNNNNNNNNNNNNNNNNNNNNNNNNNNNNNNNNNNNNNNNNNNNNNNNNNNNNNNNNNNNNNNNNNNNNNNNNNNNNNNNNNNNNNNNNNNNNNNNNNNNNNNNNNNNNNNNNNNNNNNNNNNNNNNNNNNNNNNNNNNNNNNNNNNNNNNNNNNNNNNNNNNNNNNNNNNNNNNNNNNNNNNNNNNNNNNNNNNNNNNNNNNNNNNNNNNNNNNNNNNNNNNNNNNNNNNNNNNNNNNNNNNNNNNNNNNNNNNNNNNNNNNNNNNNNNNNNNNNNNNNNNNNNNNNNNNNNNCGAGGGCGGAGCGAGGACGAGCGGGCGGAGCCATGGGGCAGCAGTCGCTGATCTACGCGTTCGTGGCCCGCGGCACGGTGGTGCTTGCCGAGTACACCGAGTTCACCGGAAACTTCACCACCATCGCCTCCCAGTGCCTCGTCAAGCTCCCGGCCAGCAACAACAAGTTCACCTACAACTGCGACGGCCACACCTTCAACTACCTCGTCGAGGACGGCTTCAGTGAGTCGCCCCGCCTCCCCTCCCCGCCCCTCCGCTCCGCCCGCCCGATCCTTGCTCCCCTCCGCCCGGTTCGTCGCGGGCGTGATCTGATCCGCGCGGATCTGGCGCGGCGCGCGCTCGATTTGGGCTCGCCGCGCGTAGATCTCGCGGATTTGCTGGATTTGCGGCCGGGTCGTTTCGATTGCTGCTGCCGATCGGCGTGTTGCTGCGCGAACTTCGTGCGGGAGGTTGTTGCTCCCGTGGCTTGGTACTAGGCTTCTAGTTTAGTTGGTCGCACGCTGGGTATCGGTCAATTCGAGTTCGGTGATACTTGGTCAATATCGTGCTATGCAGTCAATATTGTGGCTGCTAATCTTCTCACACGCCTATGGGGCAGTCGTTGTATCACAGCTGCAATGGCCGACATCAGCAGTAAAATAATCCAGTACATGGTGCCGCCTCTGGATATCAGTGCTATTTATAGTAGAGGACAGACTGTTAGTTGCTGGCTTGCTAGGCATGTGCATCAAATGCCAGCACATATTTATCCTAAATAATTTGGCGGTTCATTTGTTGCTTCCATGCCGTGATATCTATTTATAGTAGAAGGGTAGATGGTTCATTGCTGGCTTGCTAGACCTGTGTAGCAAACGGCAGCGTATATTTATGCATGGTATAGGTTTCCAGATAAGCAACGCCCCTTAATCTATTAAAAGTAATATGGATGTATCAGCATTTCCGAGTTTTCTAATGGGTGTGGGTATATAATGCTATTTTCATACCCTTGATCTTTTTGAGTTTGTATAAGCATCTAAGTTTGTATAAGCATTTCACAAccgcaaaagtattcgagcattgATCTGCAAGCACCTTAAGAATGAATATTCCCTTGCATGGTATTTATGCAAAATCAATTCACATAGATGTTCCTCTCTGATTGGACTGTACATTGGATGCACTTGTTAGTTAAGTGTAGCCTTTCGCACTTTGCAACAATACTGGTCATTGCTTTTGTCGCACATGCCCAGTGGAAGCTTTAAAAACTGTTTCGAGATTTGGATTAATGTGGAAACTATAATGCTCTCTCAATCCATATTTAGTTCTGACATTTGGCTTCTACTTATGAATATTCAATCGTAGCATTTTACTGAGCACAGAAGCATTTTTTTAAGTGTATAGTATCAGTAGAGTACATCTCATTACCAATCTGGCAATACTTTTCATACATTACATGATTATGTTCAAATTTAACATTTGTGAAACCTTCATTAGTTAAAGTCAAAAAGTCACAACTGATTGTGTACTGAGGTAGTAGAAGACGGATGTGATGATGTAGTGGAAATTAACATTACCGATTAATTTTGTTATATTGCTGCGTTTCTTTTTTCTAGTGCTACCATGTGAATTTTAATGCACAATTCCTTCAAACCCCCTTTTCCAATGACACATTGCTTATAGCAGTGACAATAGTGCTGGAAAAAATTGATGAAGGAACTACTGTTCAAATATATTAAGCAACTGATTTTTTGCAGACATAGCACTTCTTTAAAAACGAAGATAATGCTTGTTTCTCTCCTTGGTTGAATTATAATTCCAGAGCACTATATTACATTTGTTGGTGTTGCTAACTTCCAAGTCAAAAACTACGATGCTGACATCATGCTTTCTTCTGCAGCATACTGCGTGGTTGCCGTTGAATCAGTGGGGCAACAGATGCCAATTGCTTTCTTGGTTCGGGTTAAGGATGATTTCAGCAAGAGATATGCTGGCGGGAAAGCTGCTACTGCTGCACCAAGCAGCCTGAACAGAGAGTTTGGGTACGTGTGTTTTTTGCCAGTGTGGGGCTATTTATAATATATGGCCTTCCATTTATGCTAACTTTGTGTGTGAATATTTACTGTTTGTAGATCAAAACTCAAGGAGCACATGCAGTACTGTGTGGACCACCCTGAAGAGATAAACAAGCTCGCTAAAGTGCAAGCACAAGTTTCAGAAGTCAAAAACGTGATGatggaaaacattgagaaggtacatCTCTGTACTTTGCAGATACACCGAAGGTATAATTTGGAGAAAGTTTCTGATCCTTATTCTACTTCTGAAATTCAGGTTCTTGATCGTGGGGAGAAGATTGAGCTGCTTGTTGACAAGACAGAGAATCTCCGCTCACAGGTTTTAATAATTGACACATTCTTTTATCCCTCTGTACTGGGCACTGTACTTTAATTGGCTTTGGTTCCGagctgttattatatattattagtACCAGGATAATAAGCTTGGTTCCAAGCTGTTATTGTATATTAGCAAGAGTACAGATAGGTCACAATTGAAGCAGTTAAGCCGGTATCCAGCTATATACTAAACTGTAGTTATGTCAAGTGGTCAAGCTAACTACTGGTGGTACACTTAATAGTTATTGTGTTAGGTGCTCTTGATATGCTCAAACTAATGGGGTGTTAGTGAGGGCTGTATTTCCTGAAATCAGTTTGGCCGTATATGCGTAACTGGCTAATACTTAATCTAAAAAAGGCTGGCTAATACTTCTTATGGATCACTAGAGACCTCCCTAGGTTATATCAATTGCCAACTTCTTTCTCCCATAGCTGATAAGGACTTAAGGTGATTGAATATCCATCTTCCTGGTGAGAGCAACTACATATTTGTTCAGGTCACCTGGAATTGATATGATTTATTACAACGGATCATTAATTTTTCTGCTGTAGCGATAAATTAACTGTTCTTTTCTGCTAAAAGAGTTTCAAGTCTTGTCCTGCTATTACTCTCATGGTAATGCCCAGTTATATCTCCAAGTTGGCGTCTTATGATAAGAAGACACAAAAAAACTAGAACGCTGTTCTTAAATTTGGGAATCAGAATTCTGATTTTGCTGATGTCCTCCTGGCTGATGCACTTGGGTCATCTTAACATCCTGGCCTGATTCTGGCGAGCCGAAAACATTGCTTAATGTTGAATTTTGGGTGTTGCAAAAGGATAACATGATATTGCTACTCAAGTTTGATCATGAAGTTCCGTACACCTAACATATGTTTCTCTATGATCTTTAACGGCGTCTACATAATTTCAGGCCCAAGATTTCAGGCAGCAAGGAACACAGGTGAGGAGAAAGATGTGGCTACAAAACATGAAGATCAAGCTGATCGTCCTGGGCATCATCGTCGCGCTCATCCTCATCATAATCCTGTCGGTGTGCCACGGATTCAACTGCGGCAAGAAGTGAGGACAAGTCGAGGTCGTGAGACACATTCAACTGCCCCTATATTACTCTGCTGATTCGAGCAAAAACCATATATATGGTGCTTAGTTCTTTTCTTGTTTAGTGTGCGCTGGCCCGGGCCGTGGTGCCTGTGGGTGGGTCTGTGTTTTCGTTGTCGTCGTGTTGGGATGTTCGGTTACCGCTGGATGGGTGGTGGCTGGGTCGGCGGGTCGTGTATTTTTGGACGCTATGTATGTATAGCTTGGATCTTGACGCCTTTGTTCTATtgttatatgatgatgatgagtagtagATTTACTTAATTAGAGTCAGAATTGTGTGGGTGTGTCTGCCTTTGTCCTCTTGTTGGGGGCTGGAGCTTGTGCTTGTCTGACCACGACAAGCCTAGCGTTGGCTGTCATGCGTTGGCCAGTTGCTCTCATATGTCGTGTCACTTTCGTTGCTGTGTCGTAGCTAAACCTTGTTGCGTTCTGCTGCATTCACCCGGGTTATTTGCGTAGCTCGAGATCATATCCCTTGGCCGTTTGCTGTTAATAGAGGCCAGTCTGATAGCAAGTTCGGCAATCCATGGGCGTGTTACTGAGGGACATTTGGAGCTAGTTTGGATTGTGTCCACAGCTACATGACTGGGCAAACATGCTGCCTGGCGTGGACGTGTACATCAGGTATGTTGCTGCCTGGTCAGGCAGCATGGCCTAATAGGTGCTGTTGTTAGAATTAAAAAAAAATCATTTCGTGGGGCCATCTACAGGCTtgggtagtactccctccattccaaaatatagtgcgcctgcGCTTTttgaggtccaactttgaccataaatttaaccaacgagaccaactgcggcgggagaaaaaattatataattgaaaacttctttcgaatacaaattcactgatataatttttgctcccgccgcaatcggtcttgatagttaaatttacggtcaaagttgaaacaCGTGAATAGATgaagcactacattatggaatggagggagtagctttttCTGTACCTAACTCTGTACTTAAAGTCCCAGGCAGGCCTCAGGCATTTGAAATCGCACGCCTGGACCAGGCTAACACACTTTGCCTGGCTTCTCCATCAGGCTAACCACCTTCAAGCAATTCCAGGCCAGGCCAACTCAGGCACTTTCAGGACAACTACTAGGAAGTTTCCAGCCACACGCTCCAGCCAGGAAAAAAAAACACCAGTTCACGTACCAAACTAGCCCTTGGTCCGCAGCCCACGTCCAAGGGATATGTGTACGCTATTCCGGCGTGGGACGACCGTGCGGTGATATCGCCCACCGCCTGCTGCGATCCTTCAGCACGGAGAACATGATTGCGGGACTGGCGGATCCAGGACCCAGGTCCGGGAGCCTGGGCCTGGGGCGTGCACAATACTTACTTCGGTTACTGTTGCATTTTGGGCCCTATAGTGAGACTGTAGCATATACTGCAGCAGGCCTAGGGCCCCGGGCGTGGCCCAATCCAAGCTCCGCCCCTCACAGGAGCAGTAGCACGGGATGATCATGGCGATTTTATTGCTGCGGCATCTTGGTTTATACCTCATGTTTCTTCCGTGGATGCGGCAGAGATGATAGCTATTCGAAATGGATTCTACTTAG
Above is a window of Triticum dicoccoides isolate Atlit2015 ecotype Zavitan chromosome 5B, WEW_v2.0, whole genome shotgun sequence DNA encoding:
- the LOC119312300 gene encoding vesicle-associated membrane protein 721; amino-acid sequence: MGQQSLIYAFVARGTVVLAEYTEFTGNFTTIASQCLVKLPASNNKFTYNCDGHTFNYLVEDGFTYCVVAVESVGQQMPIAFLVRVKDDFSKRYAGGKAATAAPSSLNREFGSKLKEHMQYCVDHPEEINKLAKVQAQVSEVKNVMMENIEKVLDRGEKIELLVDKTENLRSQAQDFRQQGTQVRRKMWLQNMKIKLIVLGIIVALILIIILSVCHGFNCGKK